cccatGCAGCTGTTTGTAGACAAGGACACAGTGATCAATGCAGTCAGCGCCTCCCACGACACCCACCTGCTGAAGATCGACAACCGTGAGGACGAGCTGATGACGCGCTGCAACAGCTGGATGAGTGCTCTGATGAAATCGGTAGGCAGGGGAATGCATGGAAATAGGATGACATAGATTGTATTTCTATGGGGAATGAGTTGAAATAGGATGACATACATTGTATTTCTATGGGGAAGGCAAGGCATTGCCACAAACACTCAGTATGACAGTTTACAGTTTTCCACCATGAAGAATACCTtttcatttgttgttgttttgtctcttATTCGCCTGTCCATGCAGGTACAAGATGAAGAGGTGAAGCGGAATCGCAAGCGCATCTCAGAGATTCACAACTACATTGACTACGTTAGGGATCAGCTGGATGAGATGCAACATGAGCACCATTGATTAAGAAGAGGGGAAAGGAAATATAGCAGAAGAAACCATCCTAACACAGATTCAAGCCTCACAGACAAGCCTCAGGCATACAGCAAATGCCCTTATTTTCATACTTACTTATTTCCATGAACTTGGATTATAAGAACATTGAATTGTGTCAAAATGAAGTTCATTATTTTAATGAATCCTCAGTGTTATTTCCCTTGTGTTCATTTCCAGAAACAGGCAGAAATGTTTGTCTATTCCTAACTGGTTCATATTTCAACTCTCTAGGACAACTCTGCCAtctactgtgtgtgttttgtgtgcgcgtgcgtgcgagATACACTAACCATGCATAACCATCAACACCCAACCAAAACCATTCAACTAAACATGTTGTTATGTTTAGATTATAATCGTTGTATTCTATAATACATTTCAGAACGAATAGAAAGTAGGGTCCAAATATATACGTTTTCAACCTTAGTACAAAACTGTAAGAACGCTGATCCTTCATATGGATATTTTTTAGTGGAAAGTAGCGTACAAATGTGCAACTACATATCCCAGAATGCATTTCCGAAGACTATCCAATTACGTTTCCGTTCAAATGAGGAGTGGACATTTCCAGCCAATCAAATAGGGTGATTCTGAGTTGTCTAAAGAAACGTTGACGTTCTCTTAAAGCCAGTACACGTCCAGAGTGAGCTATCCTAGGGCCGGGGAGGAGTATAGTAAAGTGGCAGGCTTCTAGATACTGCTGGTCAGTAGCCCCTCTCCATATTAAGAGCTTCCTCAGTCTGTGGTTCATGACTGTTGCAGTCGGGGATACGCACGCATTAGCGCTCATCATGCCTGTTCGAGCTGAGTGCTGCAGCAGTGCGGCCCGTACATCCTCGGCCTCTCTTATCCCTCCTCCGCCGATCAACACGCACCAGCCCGGGGTAGCTACTTCGCTGCTGTACAGCGGTTCACAGTTTCGAGGACATCAGAAGAGCAAAGGAAACTCGTATGATGTTGAGGTCGTTTTGCAGGTAAATACTCTTGCTTTTAAGAAGCTTGGTATAATGGATGGCATGTTTACTAGCTGACCATGTAAGGTTGTCTTGTACTGCTGCTAACGTTACTGACTGCCAACCACCACTGACAAGCAACCGATTTAGCAAACTAACCAGGTGAACTAGCTAGTTAGCAAACAAACTAGTTTAACAAGCTTGATAGCAAGCAATCTGTAGTTAGCAGCTAGATGGCCCATTCAAATCGACTAAATGTTAATAAGCCCTCTTGGGCCCCCTAGGGTTGTCGAGAGAGAACAGCCAGCTAACTGGCAGTGAGATGAACATTTTGTTTATGCAAACATTTGGATATATGAATACTGGCATTAACATGCATGATGTATGTTAACATATGGCCTAGTTGCTAAATGACATAGGTGGCTAGCATTCAGCATTTTCATTGGTGTTTGCCCAGATTCACAGACAGCTGACTATTGATTAGGCCTGCTCATTCATTTGACAAAACCGCTGAAAATATCTGAACTCGTTAATAGCCTGGTTGTCATTTGTGAAGGCACCTGATGGGTTCTTGTTGTACACACACTGACATTGTGACCACTGCACTTGAATACCACTCATTGTGCGATTGTTTGTCTCCTGCAGCATGTGACCATGGAGGACTCTTATCTGTGTGGTTACCTGAAGATCAAAGGCCTAACCGAGGTAAAGTGGAGCAGAACTGGGTCAGATACAGTGTACTTCTACCTTACCCCTCACATGCAATGAGTGATGATGTTGTCATGGGTCTGTAAGCCCCTTTTGGGAACTTATCATGGCAGAGGTCAGTGTAAGCCAAGTGCAATGCAGCTTACCAGCCCCAATTGACATGTATACTGGTACAACCAACCAATGTGAAACTGGCATGCATTATGACAACATGCTAAAACAACAAGCCAGAGCCAGCTGTTGACCAATTTGTAACACCAGTATGAAGGCCTATCTGTTACGTTGCAAAAGTGTCTTGTCTGAGCACTGTATTTGGATGTattgactgactgcctgactgactgcctCTAAAATGGTGCAGACAGTCAAAGAACAGGCCTGTGTGCTGCAGCTCTCTGCCTGCATTGTCTGTTTACAGCAATGTCTACAATTCAGAGGGTGTGTGGTACAAAATGTGATTGCTGTGCACTTTCTCTCACTGGCAACACTAAATATCAGGGCTCTTCCCACTCTCTCCTTGTAAATTACACAGATCCCTACTCTGACCCCGTTCACCTCCTTTTCCTAGAGAATTAGTTGTGAGTGACTCAAAGGGAATGCTCAGGGAAATGGTGCACTTTGTTTACTTAACAAGGTGCTACCTACCACTGATCTGGCACCTTGGCATAGTGTTACAGTGAGTTGGGTCGTATTCAATCGGACACACCGCAGCAAATTATTTTGCAACGGAAAAAGAGAACACGTTGAGGTTGTCCCTCCCAGTTTTAGTTTTTCTGTTCTTCTGTTTGttgcctaatgaatatgaccctgcaTTAAAAAGGCATTGCTGTTTGTTATTGATGGCATTCCTGTGTGTGACACACAATTTGTCACTGCACCAGCATGTGTTCCAGCCAGAAACCCTTCCTAAAGGAACCTTGGTAACCATGACTGTAGAGTCAGATTATGGTAATGGCAAGTGGGAGCACAGCTAGATCCATGTATTCAGGTCTATACCCAGAACATAATTGGTCATATTTACCTACTTTGTTGGACAactgttatgtgttatgttatgtgtgaCTGTGTTATGTGTGACTGTAAGAAcggctgtttcacaaccggctgtgattgggagtcccatagtgcggcacACAATTTCCCCAgcatcgttagggtttggccgggataggccgtcattgtaaataagaatttgttcttaactgacttgcctagttaaatttaaaacATAAAGTGAGTGCCGTGTATAACTAAAACACTATTTTGTTAGTGAAAGTCCTTACGGAGAAGGAAACATGGTCGTAGTCTCTAATTCTCTAGGAACCAAAGCAAACGGCAAGGGActtacctgaacttgtccaataaacaAAAAGATTAGCTACGGTGTTCACTAATGAACCCAGCTCTTAGTCTGTGTTTCTGATCCTTGCAGGAGTATCCCACTCTCACCGCGTTCTGTTTCTGATCCTCGCAGGAGTATCCCACTCTCACCACGCTCTGTTTCTGATCCTCGCAGGAGTATCCCACTCTCACCACGCTCTGTTTCTGATCCTCGCAGGAGTATCCCACTCTCACCACGCTCTGTTTCTGATCCTCGCAGGAGTATCCCACTCTCACCACGCTCTGTTTCAGATCCTCGCTGGAGTATCCCACTCTCACCACGCTCTGTTTCAGATCCTCGCAGGAGTATCCCACTCTCACCACGCTCTGTTTCTGATCCTCGCAGGAGTATCCCACTCTCACCACGCTCTGTTTCTGATCCTCGTAGGAGTATCCCACTCTCACCACGCTCTGTTTCTGATCCTCGCAGGAGTATCCCACTCTCACCACGCTCTGTTTCTGATCCTCGCAGGAGTATCCCACTCTCACCACGCTCTGTTTCTGATCCTCGCAGGAGTATCCCACTCTCACCACGCTCTGTTTCTGATCCTCGCAGGAGTATCCCACTCTCACCACGCTCTGTTTCTGATCCTCGCAGGAGTATCCCACTCTCACCACGCTCTGTTTCTGATCCTCGCAGGAGTATCCCACTCTCACCACGCTCTGTTTCTGATCCTCGCAGGAGTATCCCACTCTCACCACGCTCTGTTTCTGATCCTCGCAGGAGTATCCCACTCTCACCACGCTCTGTTTCTGATCCTCGCAGGAGTATCCCACTCTCACCACGCTCTGTTTCTGATCCTCGCAGGAGTATCCCACTCTCACCACGCTCTGTTTCTGATCCTCGCAGGAGTATCCCACTCTCACCACGCTCTGTTTCAGATCCTCGCAGGAGTATCCCACTCTCACCACGCTCTGTTTCTGATCCTCGCAGGAGTATCCCACTCTCACCACGTTTTGTTTCTGATCCTCGCAGGAGTATCCCACTCTCACCACGCTCTGTTTCTGATCCTCGCAGGAGTATCCCACTCTCACCACGTTTTGTTTCTGATCCTCGCAGGAGTATCCCACTCTCACCACGCTCTGTTTCTGATCCTCGCAGGAGTATCCCACTCTAACCACGTTCTGATCCTCGCAGGAGTATCCCACTCTCACCACGCTCTGTTTCTGATCCTCGCAAGAGTATCCCACTCTAACCACGTTCTGATCCTCGCAGGAGTATCCCACTCTAACCACGTTCTGATCCTCGCAGGAGTATCCCACTCTTACCATGTTTTGTTTCTGATCCTCGCAGGAGTATCCCACTCTTACAACGTTCTTCGCAGGAGAGATCATCAGTAGAAAGAGGCCCTTtttaaccaggaagtgggacgcCGACGAAGATGTGGACCGCAAGCACTGGGTATTTATTTGAAGCTCTCGATGTCATTCAGTTTATATTCCCATTAAAGCGTAGTCATTTGGTGTTTTCTTCTTTTTAACAAACACTTATTGGATGCAGCAttgtatttcagtttttaattgtCTTTGAGAAAAAGTACAACTAAAACAacatttgttttgtttctttCCAGGGTAAGTTTCAGGCTTTTTATCAGTATGCAAAGAGCTTCAACTTGGACGACTTTGATTACGAAGAGCTGAAGAACAGTGACTTTGTCTTTATGAGGTGGAAGGTGAGTCCAATATCACCTGACGTTCCattgatctctctttctctctccctgtatgtACTTGaatccttcctctttctcttgtCCTTTCTAACATGGCCATCTAGTGACTGTTTTGTTTCTTGTTCTCTCCCTTACAGGAGCAGTTCCTGGTCCCGGACCACACCATTAAAGACATCAGTGGGGCGTCCTTCGCTGGTTTCTACTATATCTGCTTCCAGAAGTCCACAGCCACCATTGAAGGCTACTACTACCACAGAAGCTCTGAATGGTACATAGTTTGggtcccaaatggtaccccatgggccctggtcaaagtagtgcactatatagagaataggatgctatttgggatgcaaacacacTGGAGTGTCAATATTTTAGATGGCTTGTTCAAATCTGATAGATGCACTGTACAGTTTGGCTCTTTGGGATATTCAGATTGAGTACATATTTTGATAGTTGCTAGTACTAAGCATACTAGGTCATGTTAATACATCTTTAGTAGATAGTTAGGTTCTGTACCAGTTGTTTTGTGTGCTGATCTGATGTGAACATACAGGGATGTGGCTACTGGCTAGCTGCTCATTCTTGGTCCCCTTGTTCTCTTTCAGGTACCAGTCGTTAAACCTCACCCATGTCCAGGAACACAGTATGCCCATCTACGAGTTCCGGTGATACCCGCCCGCTGGCAGAGGGGACTTTGATTGGCACTGCCCTAGAGACTTGCTTATGTAGGGGAGATGAACTGACCAATCATGCCAAGGATGTACCTATCAGTATTCCCTGGCGAAAGGGAGAGAACAAtgtaaggagggagggatagacaaAGAACAAGGCCACCGACCGACAGTTTTTCCCAGCCTGCCTTTCTCGACTTTGCATCAGCTGGGATCAACAGCACTTTTTCTTTGGTTGTTTTCTCTTCCCCACTCTTTCTCCATTCAGCTTCCTGTTTTTGAAGCTACTTTTCCTCTTTCCACCATGTTGAAAACGCTTTCCACTTTTCAGTtgggaatccccccccccccccctctgaaaATGGGTGGGGGGTGCAGCAGTCTAAAATTTAAGTACAAAGTTTGATATTGCATTTTAATTTGTCTCAATGAATTGATGCCTGATTGAGATTGACCAAGCTACAGAGTGGGCAAGCAATCCTGAAAAGATGGATCTCCATAAGGTCTTGAGGTGTGACATCATCAAGGGTGTGCTCAACAGAAGATCGATGGTCAATGATCTGCCATGATGCAAGATCTGACGGCTTGGTCGGATGACGTCTTGGTGAAGGTTGATATTTGAAGGCAGGGCATAATCAGATGTGTGTTGTGAGCTACTGAAACACATAATACCACACCGATGGCTACTTTaaatctgtcctctctctgagaTGGTGGTGTCGACATCATCTGACCTATAGAGGGAGTCCCCATGCCCTAGTTCATATTGGCGGACATATTTCCAggctgctgttactgctgctttTTGAAAAGCCTCCTACCGTTCCCTGCCTCAACCAAGTGAACTGATGAAGTGATTTACGCTTCACTCATTTTTCTATGCAATTTACAAAAACATGTCTTAGCCGGCGCTTACCTACTTTCCATTTTATTTTCAGAAAGGACTTTTAAAAAGTATTATGATGATGTACGTGAGTGATCACACGGCCACCAGagtatttattgaaaatgaatatTGTTCTTAATTTACatgtgtatagatatatataataaagaGTTTTTATTCACCAGGCTTTTAAACTGCTTTGACACAGCTATTTGAGGGTACTGCTCTGGTGTCTTGAGTTATGTGTGGTGGCTCTGAAGTACTGGTGGAAGAGAGTGTGTAGTGCAGATTGAGCTTGGGCTGCATTTAGACAGATCAGAATTGGCCTGCCTGTTTCTCACTAATTGCTATTTGGAccaatcagatctttttcagagctgatctggtcaaaagacaaatttagtgaaaaatatcagaatttgtctgcctgtctaaacgcagccaatGAGTTGTCTGCGTGGTGACGCTAATGCTAGAGCGCTACAAATCAAAGTGAGTGCAGTGGACTAAATGCCATGGGACAGATGAGAGAGTGAGCTAGTATGGAGTTTTGGCTGGAGGAGGAAAAGATGAGGTATAGAAATACAATGATTAGAATGGGCACATGTAAGTATTTCGTAAGACGTTGATGACCAAACAAGATATGGATTTTGTGTTGGTACTGTGCAGTATGCTGCGTTTGGATCTGACTCAACACATGTACAGTATTGCTGACAGTCAATGATTTTTAACGAGGTCGACCCATTCTGTTCATTTTATTTCTACCTTTCTGATGTATTGAATGTGGCAGGCAGCTAACTGAGCTGTCTCCTCTGCGTTCTTCACTTTGCCCCTAATTATACCAACGCACAAccggtgtgtctctctcctgtatcATTCTGACGTCTTTTCCATTCACAGAATGAGAAATAGTGGCGTTGTTACAAAACCTTGATGACATGTGAAGAGATGTTTTCTTAGAGTATAAAATAAACTGACAAGAACATCTAGTCAAAAGCTTTTGAAACACCTAATGCCTTAACTGTAATAAGTTTGTACAGAGCCCTGTTTTATAACAACGTTGGAGTTGAGTCATGACTGTGAATTGTTAAAGCATGTTTGTGTGATTTCAGTTGGAGAGAAATGCCACATCAGCCCTCAAAAGACCTTTGAACGCCAGTGAGtgtcctgggtcatgttcattagacaCCAAATGGGAGATAAAGACTGAAACGTgaagggactacctggacttgttTTCAATTTCTGTTAATGTTTTATAACATTTCACtatggtgtgccctaatgaatatgaccctgaaTTATGTGACATCACATGACTGGTGTCAACCAGGAAGTGAAACTACTTAGCCTACCTCATTGGTCAGTTTAATGTTGCTCGAGCCAGCATAAATAACATTACTACACTAAAAAGCTGGTTTGGACATAAAGAATGGCAAATTAATAAGATTTTATAGAAATATGCTATGTAAGAATGTCCTCCAAAGACATTTGATAATAAGTATCCTTTCAATACATTGCTCTGCGGAAGTTGTTTCTTTTCACAAATGACATCTGATTTTAAAATGTGTTAGGAGTTGCTGTCTGGACTGCACTATGAACTGACTTGGTTTGCTGTCTGGACTGCACTATGAACTGACTTGGTTTGCTGTCTGGACGGCACTATGAACTGACTTGGTTTGCTGTCTGGACTGCACTATGAACTGACTTGGTTTGCTGTCTGTACTGCACTATGAACTGACTTGGTTTGCTGTCTGGACTGCACTATGAACTGACTTGGTTTGCTGTCTGGACTGCACTATGAACTGACTTGGTTTGCTGTCTGGACTGCACTATGAACTGACTTGGTTTGCTGTCTGGACTGTACTATGAACTGACTTGGTTTGCTGTCTGTACTGCACTATGAACTGACTTGGTTTGCTGTCTGGACTGCACTATGAACTGACTTGGTTTGCTGTCTGGACTGTACTATGAACTGACTTGGTTTGCTGTCTGGACTGCACTATGAACTGACTTGTGTTTCCGTGTCCATACGCCAGCTCCATTCTCCAGGTAACAAAGAGTGTGACATACATTATTTCCTTTGATCAAGCTACAAGAATGGACAAAAAAGCTAGTTGAAATTGCAAATTAAGCTTCGATAAGTTAGTTGTGTCAGTTGAGTTCAATTAAGTCAATTGGATTGTATGATACAGGAGGAAGAGTTGGTGTGTTGTTCACTATGGTGGCTGTTTTTACTGGTGACTGACTGTCTGAAATCATGGCACTTCTACAGAGAGATTTTATGAGAAAGTTTATGGATGGAGGAAATTGAAAGAATGAGGTTCCATCAACATTGCAATAAAACTATTCCCAAGAAACTACCGTCTTTCTTTTCTTCTGTGGGTGTTTGTCATTATGTTTATATTATAGTTATCCATTATTTAGTGATGAATTGGGTGTTTGTTTCTAATACTTCTGAGTGATAGTTGAGGACTATAGTCTtcagtaactgtccagtgtttccagatttctatgaaatatgacctaatgACTtacaatagctaggtttccatccaattggggACAGATTTTCATGTTAATATTCTAAAATATACATAAAACAATGAAGAGGTTGTGCCTGATGAGGTGGTGCACATAACTTTTGCGGTTACATTCCCAAGTATCGAATAAAGAATACAATTTTTTATCCTTGAGTCTATGTAACAGTTAAAAAACTATTGAAATGTAAACCTACTGCATCTGCCTATGTCAAACTAATATGAGACTCACAcgaacacaatggtgttctccgttttgctctacaacccccacaagtgtcacagtctgaaggtaacccattcAAAGAAATGGAAGTAaaaaggtagttttgtgccaacaaaaaataaggggttaaaaaAAGACAGGTTAAATGattttccatcgcattttcaactctgctgatgtttttttttcacaaaaaCTGTTATTtagcaaatgtgcccactctggtcttgacacatgacatcacaaacatcacaaacatgcccactctggtcttgacacATGCGCTCTAGCCAATGGCTCGCAGATAGATTGCGGGTATAGCCATGAGTTTATTATGGATAAACGCAAGATTATTTGTATTtatcaaacggcagccaagcatcaatcatcatgtcTCCAGTATAAGACCATCGATTTATTAGAAAGGAGCATCAaactcatcaccgtgcactttcaccaccctgtgaagctcatcataacttatttcatctgtatcTGAATAAACTGTatgctttcccgagtcgtagtgggaggaccacacaatatCATCAAGTGACTCCaggtttacttcgatatgatggttattatatcaatatttgcgcataaaaaaCATTCCCTCCACCATTTCTCACATCATTCATTTTAcaaacacaaaaagatcccacctcgtctaccatattttgttttgttgacatttggaAAGTTACCTGAAAAAggtgctgtttccatcaggcctgtcgtgacaTGTTCTatgtactttactcgcataaaaaggttggatggaaaacAAAAAGTACGTCAAACAGCATTGTGTGGTCGTActcgtaccccaacaacagaattgtgTGGTCGTACTCGTACCAACAACAACAGAATTGTGTGCGCATATACCGGTCATTCAAAATATTCATACGAGtggattggccagctcatcctcctctagaccgctgattggccagttCATCCTCCTCATGAGTATGATGTCATACTCTGAAGAACTaacaagcattttttaaatggtctgtttgAGGTACCAATTTGAGGTGGGGTTTATGAAGAAAATAATTGCAGTCCTATATCAGATGATTCATGAGCATTAGAAATGTACCTGATCATTTTGTACTGAAAAGCCCACTCATATCACCACCACACTCAGTAGGTATATGAAAAGAACCCTAGAAAACATCTTAACCACAGAAGTGTCCAGCACAAGTGTTTTATGTCAAATCAATCCCCATAGCCGCTATTCCCCAGGGGAGTCAAACTCATTTTGCCCTGGTCTTAAACGAGGTCTGTAGGGCCGCACTGAAAATTGGTTATATTTCCTTTCCGTCAAAatgtgatactagcaagagcagtgatactagcaagagcagtgatactagcaagagcagtgatactagcaagagcagtgatactagcaagagcagtgatactagcaagagcagtgatactagcaagggtagtgatactagcaagggcagtgatactagcaagaacagtgatactagcaagagcagtgatactagcaagggtagtgatactagcaagagcagtgatactagcaagagcagtgatactagcaagggTAGTGTGCAGGTTTCTTCTTTTTTCTCAATTGTGTATAACTGCCTTTAATTtgctggactccaggaagagtggatccataaatacgaatacaaatatacatctttttttttttttcccatgcaaagggtggctactttgaagaatcacaaatttaacatattttgatttgtttaacactttttttggttactacatgattccatatgtgttttttcacagttttgatgtctcacTATTACtgtaatacatgtaattttgcagatgcttttatccaaagcaacttgcaGTCATGCGTGTATTCATTTTACATACGGGTGGCCCGGTAATCAAACCCATATCCCTGGCATTGCATGCCTTTACGAACTGAGTCATACAGGACCACTATAATGATGCAATGTTGCACTTGGTTTGTGCTTGGCTCCTGAAACTGTCATTGATTATGTTCATTTTGCAGCTAACTGTTACAGATGTGAATCTATTGAGTATGATTGCAAGCTCTTAATGCTAGGTTAAAAAAAGAACGTCTTAATTGAAAATCAGATAATATAAACAATCTAGCCTACTATTTCCTTCAGCATATCAAAATAGCTTTGCTTTCTACCGTCACATAATGATTTAAGCTATTGTTGTGGATCAAATACATCCACTTCCAATCTAATAACTGTCCATATGAATATATATTTAAATTAACATTGACAGAGTATAACATCTATAAATATAAATGTTCATATATCAAATCTACACTGACAAAGTATAAAAAACGAAACAATACCCATTTTCCCCCATATACTGGACATGAAATGTTTCTTCTTGACCAATACAAACAAGCATGATAACATATATAAAGTGCTTCCTGTGAAGTCCACCCTGAACAAGTTATTTCCAGCTCTTATGAATGCCCAATAGGGATCCAGATCAGGGTACCAAATTATATGTGAAAATACCCTAACTGGCTCCTTATTGGGCATATTCATGTGTCTCATTGGTAGATTCTATGGGACAGAGGC
This sequence is a window from Oncorhynchus mykiss isolate Arlee chromosome 13, USDA_OmykA_1.1, whole genome shotgun sequence. Protein-coding genes within it:
- the LOC110516169 gene encoding glucose-induced degradation protein 4 homolog, whose product is MTVAVGDTHALALIMPVRAECCSSAARTSSASLIPPPPINTHQPGVATSLLYSGSQFRGHQKSKGNSYDVEVVLQHVTMEDSYLCGYLKIKGLTEEYPTLTTFFAGEIISRKRPFLTRKWDADEDVDRKHWGKFQAFYQYAKSFNLDDFDYEELKNSDFVFMRWKEQFLVPDHTIKDISGASFAGFYYICFQKSTATIEGYYYHRSSEWYQSLNLTHVQEHSMPIYEFR